Proteins encoded together in one Chloroflexota bacterium window:
- the feoB gene encoding ferrous iron transport protein B has product MGCHSQHGDIRAPSRSGGLGLLNRRSSTISVAIAGQPNVGKSTVFNALTGLRQHVGNWPGKTIERRTGTLERNGLVLELVDLPGTYSLSASSAEELVARDYILEARPDAIVLVTDATALERNLYLLAELLALPSPVVLALNMLDVAANHGLQIDASRLEAELGLPVVPMIATRGDGIERLVETVAQVVDGRATVAPRRPLLTLPHAEAVQAIETSLNGSVPAPYSTGWVALKLLEGDRDLTDRAPGWLTTAAWDDIQTRLGQHPGAMLDIAGARYAWIEEVARAATVQPATAAASLTERVDRVATHPFLGLAMLLGMLSLVYWLTFTLAAPLQEWLEVTVVDGLSGWIRDDMGLQPAWLASFLIDGVLGGAGTVLTFLPVLVVFFAALGVLEDTGYLARVAYVMDRCMHAMGLHGKSVLPLVLGFGCNVPAIMGTRVLESRSSRLLTIVLAPFVPCAARFAVLAFLVPAFFSDAAPLVAAGLVALNLVVLSVLGVVLHRLLFRGEQLALIMELPLYHLPNARTIGLFVWNNVREFLGKAAGPIVVLSIAVWALSSFPGSEVEESVLGMFGQAVEPFGQLMGMDWRMIVALLASFPAKENAIAVLGVLYGAGEEGVGLAEQMAEQVSVAGAVAYLAMQMLFIPCMATVTMIYRESQSVRWTLFSLGLSLSISLLAGLLLYQGLSLFGLGG; this is encoded by the coding sequence ATGGGATGCCATAGCCAGCACGGTGACATTCGTGCGCCCAGCCGGTCGGGCGGTCTCGGGCTGCTCAATCGGCGGTCCAGCACGATCTCGGTCGCCATCGCCGGCCAGCCGAACGTCGGCAAGTCCACCGTCTTCAACGCGCTGACCGGCCTGCGCCAGCACGTCGGCAACTGGCCCGGCAAGACCATCGAGCGGCGAACCGGCACGCTGGAGCGCAACGGCCTCGTGCTCGAGCTGGTGGATCTGCCGGGTACCTATAGCTTGAGCGCAAGCTCAGCCGAGGAGCTGGTCGCACGGGACTACATTCTGGAAGCGCGTCCCGACGCGATTGTCCTCGTCACTGATGCGACAGCGCTGGAGCGCAACCTCTACCTCCTGGCCGAGCTGCTGGCGCTGCCGTCACCGGTCGTGCTGGCGCTCAACATGCTGGACGTCGCCGCGAACCATGGGCTCCAGATCGACGCCAGCCGGCTGGAGGCCGAGCTGGGCCTGCCCGTGGTGCCGATGATCGCGACGCGCGGCGACGGCATCGAACGCCTGGTGGAGACGGTCGCACAGGTCGTCGATGGCCGCGCGACCGTTGCCCCCCGACGGCCCCTGCTGACCCTCCCGCATGCAGAAGCCGTGCAGGCGATTGAGACCTCGCTGAACGGCTCGGTGCCCGCGCCGTACTCGACAGGATGGGTCGCGCTGAAGCTGCTCGAAGGCGACCGTGACCTGACGGATCGAGCGCCCGGCTGGCTTACCACCGCCGCCTGGGACGATATTCAGACGCGGCTCGGGCAGCACCCCGGCGCGATGCTCGACATCGCCGGTGCGCGTTACGCCTGGATCGAGGAGGTGGCCCGCGCCGCGACGGTCCAGCCCGCGACTGCCGCCGCCTCGCTGACCGAGCGGGTGGACCGCGTGGCAACCCATCCATTCCTCGGCCTCGCAATGCTGCTGGGCATGCTCAGCCTGGTGTACTGGCTGACGTTCACGCTGGCCGCGCCGCTCCAGGAGTGGCTCGAAGTGACCGTGGTCGATGGGCTCAGCGGGTGGATCCGTGACGACATGGGCTTGCAGCCGGCCTGGCTTGCCAGCTTCCTCATCGATGGCGTGCTCGGGGGGGCTGGAACGGTCCTGACGTTCCTGCCGGTCCTGGTGGTCTTCTTCGCGGCGCTTGGCGTGCTTGAGGACACCGGCTACCTGGCGCGGGTGGCCTACGTGATGGACCGGTGCATGCACGCGATGGGCCTCCACGGGAAGAGCGTCCTGCCGCTGGTGCTCGGGTTCGGCTGCAACGTGCCGGCCATCATGGGCACACGGGTGCTCGAGAGCCGGTCGAGCCGCCTGCTGACGATTGTGCTCGCGCCGTTCGTGCCGTGCGCGGCGCGGTTCGCCGTCCTCGCGTTCCTGGTCCCGGCCTTCTTCTCCGACGCCGCGCCGCTGGTGGCCGCCGGATTGGTGGCGCTGAACCTGGTCGTGCTCAGCGTCCTGGGCGTGGTGCTGCACCGGCTGTTGTTCCGTGGTGAGCAACTGGCCCTGATCATGGAGTTGCCGCTCTATCACCTGCCCAACGCGCGCACCATCGGGCTGTTCGTCTGGAACAACGTCCGCGAGTTCCTGGGCAAGGCCGCCGGCCCGATTGTCGTCCTGTCCATCGCCGTCTGGGCGCTCAGCAGCTTCCCAGGGTCAGAGGTCGAAGAGAGCGTGCTCGGGATGTTCGGGCAGGCCGTCGAGCCGTTCGGCCAGCTCATGGGGATGGACTGGCGGATGATCGTGGCGCTGCTGGCGAGCTTCCCGGCCAAGGAGAACGCCATCGCCGTGCTGGGCGTGCTCTACGGCGCCGGTGAGGAAGGCGTCGGCCTGGCCGAGCAGATGGCCGAGCAGGTGTCCGTCGCCGGGGCGGTGGCTTACCTGGCGATGCAGATGCTGTTCATCCCCTGCATGGCGACCGTCACGATGATCTACCGCGAGAGTCAGAGCGTGCGCTGGACCCTCTTCAGTCTCGGCCTCTCGCTGTCGATCTCGCTGCTGGCAGGGCTGCTGCTCTATCAGGGGCTGTCGCTGTTCGGGCTGGGAGGCTGA
- the cadA gene encoding cadmium-translocating P-type ATPase has translation MADVVVITQLPGRVRLRVAGLYGRPDRAHGIERALATLRGIQRVQANPGSGRVLVEYAPGVVSLEAILETTATAPAVPPPPARKREQQDGEPGMLASVIRIALSGAVLGRFAFQRLVGGGALLAGTPFLSLASVATLVAGYPIFRRGLMILLKERRTDMDLLISSATFTSLILRESFTGLVVVWLINLGDLAEALTLRKSRRAIRDLLSVGDAWVWIIVNDQEVRVPVAEITVDTLVSVHEGEKIAVDGVVEDGEATVNQAAITGEAMPVARVAGDRVFAGTIVEAGHIIIRTTAVGDDTAVGRIIQRVEEAREHRAPIQCSVDHFSEHFVPWSFALAATVFLLTRDFRRSLSMLVIACPCAAGLSTPTAIGAAIANAARRGVLIKGGLYLELAGDIDALVFDKTGTLTTGIPRVSEVVSCAPDVAPARVIALAAAAERHSHHPFAAAIQRHLDERGIVAPAAADYETLVAVGVRANVDGISVAVGGRRLLSQYEIDVPATQAGYEEQALLWVVADGRLLGWISIEEEIRAEARRAVAELRAAQMRRLVVATGDRGAAAARIASRVGVSEYLEGVLPEDKLTLIHQLQADGHQVAMVGDGINDAPALAAATIGFAMGTVGTDVAIEAADIALAGDDLCQVPSVIRLSRHTLDVVHHNFAAAIGINLLGIGLSAFGLMSPLVGAVVHNLSTVAVVLHSAQLVAYRDPGAALPSRVNGEVDHLLALPDGNGHMEHLGNDAANADGVLADGVVADGVIVDGVLANGGIGHERLTGLLHEQPVDFIVRHNRGIEENEHPSRA, from the coding sequence ATGGCTGACGTGGTGGTCATCACGCAGCTACCTGGCCGTGTTCGTCTGCGGGTAGCCGGTCTGTACGGCCGGCCGGACCGGGCACACGGCATCGAGCGGGCGCTTGCTACCCTCCGTGGCATCCAGCGCGTCCAGGCCAATCCAGGGAGCGGGCGTGTCCTGGTTGAATATGCCCCAGGCGTGGTGTCGCTCGAGGCGATCCTGGAGACGACGGCAACCGCGCCGGCCGTCCCGCCACCCCCTGCTCGGAAGCGCGAGCAGCAGGACGGCGAGCCGGGCATGCTCGCCTCGGTCATTCGGATCGCCCTCAGCGGGGCGGTCCTGGGCCGTTTTGCGTTCCAGCGGCTGGTGGGCGGCGGGGCGCTGCTGGCGGGGACGCCGTTCCTCAGCCTCGCGTCAGTCGCCACCCTGGTGGCCGGCTACCCGATCTTCCGCCGTGGCTTGATGATTCTCCTCAAGGAGAGGCGTACAGACATGGATCTGCTGATCAGCAGCGCCACGTTCACGTCGCTGATCCTGCGTGAGAGCTTCACGGGCCTGGTGGTGGTCTGGCTGATCAACCTGGGCGACCTGGCTGAGGCGCTCACGCTTCGGAAGTCTCGCCGCGCGATCCGCGATCTGCTCTCAGTGGGCGACGCCTGGGTCTGGATCATCGTCAACGACCAGGAGGTCCGGGTTCCGGTCGCCGAGATCACTGTAGATACGCTCGTGAGCGTCCATGAGGGTGAGAAGATCGCCGTCGATGGTGTCGTGGAGGACGGCGAGGCGACGGTCAACCAGGCCGCGATCACGGGCGAGGCGATGCCAGTGGCCCGCGTGGCCGGAGACCGGGTGTTCGCCGGCACCATCGTTGAGGCCGGCCACATCATCATCCGAACGACGGCCGTTGGGGACGACACGGCTGTCGGCCGGATCATTCAGCGCGTCGAAGAGGCCCGCGAGCATCGCGCGCCAATTCAGTGCTCCGTGGACCATTTCTCGGAGCATTTCGTGCCCTGGTCGTTTGCTCTGGCGGCCACGGTGTTCCTGCTGACGCGCGACTTCCGACGAAGCCTCAGCATGCTGGTCATCGCCTGTCCGTGTGCGGCCGGTCTTTCGACGCCGACAGCTATCGGGGCGGCCATCGCCAACGCGGCCCGGCGCGGTGTCCTGATCAAGGGCGGGCTGTACCTGGAGCTGGCCGGCGACATTGACGCCCTGGTCTTCGACAAGACGGGAACGTTGACGACCGGCATCCCCCGCGTCAGCGAGGTCGTCTCGTGCGCGCCGGACGTGGCTCCAGCGCGGGTCATCGCCCTGGCAGCCGCCGCTGAGCGTCACTCGCATCATCCGTTCGCTGCGGCGATCCAGCGCCACCTCGACGAGCGCGGCATCGTAGCCCCTGCCGCTGCCGACTACGAGACGCTCGTGGCCGTCGGCGTCCGGGCGAACGTGGACGGCATCAGCGTGGCCGTTGGCGGCAGACGCCTGCTATCCCAGTATGAGATCGACGTGCCAGCTACCCAGGCCGGCTACGAGGAGCAAGCGCTGCTCTGGGTCGTCGCCGACGGCCGCCTCCTGGGCTGGATCAGCATCGAAGAGGAGATCCGCGCCGAGGCGCGTCGGGCTGTTGCCGAGTTGCGGGCAGCGCAGATGCGGCGGCTCGTCGTTGCGACGGGCGACCGTGGGGCCGCTGCCGCGCGTATCGCCAGCAGGGTTGGCGTGTCCGAGTACCTGGAAGGCGTCCTGCCTGAGGACAAGCTCACCCTCATCCACCAGCTGCAAGCGGACGGCCATCAGGTGGCGATGGTTGGCGATGGGATCAACGACGCCCCGGCCCTGGCAGCGGCAACCATCGGCTTTGCCATGGGGACGGTCGGCACGGATGTCGCGATTGAAGCGGCGGACATCGCGCTGGCGGGGGATGACCTCTGTCAGGTGCCGAGCGTGATTCGGCTCAGCCGGCACACGCTCGACGTCGTTCACCACAATTTCGCGGCGGCGATTGGGATCAACCTGCTCGGCATCGGCTTGAGCGCCTTCGGCCTGATGTCCCCACTCGTGGGCGCCGTCGTCCACAACCTGAGCACCGTGGCCGTCGTGCTGCACTCGGCACAGCTTGTTGCCTATCGGGACCCTGGCGCGGCGCTACCGAGCCGCGTGAACGGCGAGGTCGATCACCTGCTCGCCCTGCCCGACGGCAACGGGCACATGGAGCACCTGGGCAACGACGCGGCCAACGCCGATGGCGTGCTCGCCGATGGTGTGGTCGCCGATGGTGTGATCGTCGACGGTGTGCTCGCCAACGGCGGCATCGGTCACGAGCGCCTCACTGGGCTCCTGCACGAGCAGCCGGTCGATTTCATCGTACGCCACAACCGTGGGATCGAAGAGAATGAGCACCCGTCCCGTGCGTGA
- a CDS encoding tyrosine-type recombinase/integrase, producing MYDADTFLQFLAAERRLSPNTLAAYRNDLRQFEEYLAIRQHDPLGNGTSNGSASVGPADPTIASREQVAGFFLSLREDKGYSAATIARKMAAVKSMFHYLTRQGAVTANPTADLGSPEVKKPLPKAISPEDIERLMRQADKKGTPEGLRDRAMLNLLYATGMRVSELVTLDLSDIDFEKGAVRCVGRGLRVRSLPIDARILVVLRDYLERGRSQLVRPGQPTSALFLNHRGQRLTRQGFWLIMKAVARESGVTVEVTPHTLRHSFAAHRLNDGLALPKLRELLGHANISTTQIYTQLKSEGPRQLVPPPHHHTRLAVVGGRRG from the coding sequence ATGTACGACGCCGACACCTTCCTGCAGTTCCTGGCCGCGGAGCGGCGCCTCTCGCCGAACACCCTGGCGGCCTATCGCAATGACCTCCGACAGTTCGAGGAGTATCTTGCGATCCGCCAGCACGACCCGTTGGGGAACGGCACGTCGAACGGCTCTGCGTCCGTTGGGCCAGCTGACCCCACGATCGCTTCCCGCGAGCAGGTGGCGGGCTTCTTCCTGAGCCTGCGCGAGGACAAGGGGTACTCGGCGGCGACGATCGCCCGGAAGATGGCGGCCGTCAAGTCGATGTTCCACTACCTCACGCGGCAGGGCGCCGTCACCGCGAACCCGACCGCCGATCTCGGCTCGCCCGAGGTCAAGAAGCCGCTGCCGAAGGCGATCTCGCCAGAGGACATCGAGCGGCTGATGCGGCAGGCCGACAAGAAGGGCACGCCCGAGGGCCTGCGCGACCGCGCCATGCTCAACCTGCTGTATGCCACCGGCATGCGCGTCTCGGAGCTCGTGACGCTCGACCTGAGCGACATCGACTTTGAGAAGGGCGCCGTGCGCTGCGTCGGGCGGGGGCTGCGGGTGCGAAGCCTGCCGATCGACGCGCGGATCCTGGTCGTGCTGCGCGACTATCTGGAGCGTGGCCGCTCGCAGCTCGTGCGCCCGGGCCAGCCGACCTCAGCCCTGTTCCTCAACCACCGGGGCCAGCGGCTGACGCGCCAGGGCTTCTGGCTGATCATGAAGGCTGTCGCCCGCGAGAGCGGCGTGACCGTTGAGGTGACGCCGCACACCCTGCGCCACTCGTTCGCGGCGCACCGCCTGAACGATGGGCTGGCGCTCCCCAAGCTGCGCGAGCTGCTGGGCCATGCCAACATCTCCACGACCCAGATCTACACGCAGCTCAAGAGCGAGGGGCCGCGCCAGCTCGTGCCGCCGCCGCACCACCACACGCGTCTCGCTGTCGTCGGCGGCCGGCGCGGCTAG
- a CDS encoding ferrous iron transport protein A: MSGPAQDFLTQLVVGERGVVSGITGEHGALSRLSALGFSIGTEVQMLRNASHGPMIVLVRNTRVALAREVAAGILLEGACHGMP; the protein is encoded by the coding sequence ATGAGTGGACCAGCCCAGGACTTCCTCACCCAGCTTGTCGTCGGCGAACGAGGCGTCGTCAGCGGGATCACCGGCGAGCATGGCGCGTTGTCGCGGCTCTCCGCGCTCGGCTTCTCGATCGGGACGGAGGTGCAGATGCTTCGGAACGCGAGCCACGGCCCGATGATCGTGCTCGTTCGCAACACGCGGGTTGCCCTGGCACGGGAAGTCGCCGCTGGGATTCTTCTGGAGGGGGCGTGCCATGGGATGCCATAG